In Urechidicola croceus, a single window of DNA contains:
- a CDS encoding response regulator transcription factor — protein sequence MKKKYNILLVEDDTSLGYLLSEYLKMKNFNIVWEVDSTNALSLVNEEDFDLIILDVMMPQLDGFSLAKMIKEQFPQVPFIFLSARSLKIDVLKGFSLGAVDYLKKPIDEEELVVRINTLLDRLTKPMLSKVESSLVELGKYIFNSNNLQLIFDGEVIQLTQRESKLLQLLVENREQICSHKEILNSIWGKNDYFNKKSLNVFISRLRKYLSKDNNIKIENIHSQGFILKIL from the coding sequence ATGAAGAAAAAATATAACATATTGTTAGTAGAAGATGATACTTCATTAGGATATCTATTATCTGAATATTTGAAAATGAAAAATTTTAATATAGTTTGGGAAGTAGATAGTACCAACGCTTTAAGTCTTGTTAATGAAGAGGATTTTGATTTGATTATTTTAGATGTTATGATGCCTCAATTGGATGGTTTTTCATTAGCTAAAATGATAAAAGAACAATTTCCTCAAGTCCCATTTATATTTTTATCAGCACGCTCCTTAAAGATTGATGTTTTAAAAGGGTTTTCACTTGGAGCAGTAGATTATCTTAAAAAGCCAATAGATGAAGAGGAATTAGTGGTTCGGATAAATACTTTATTAGATAGGTTAACAAAACCAATGTTATCTAAAGTTGAGTCAAGTTTAGTTGAATTAGGAAAATATATATTTAATAGCAATAATCTTCAATTGATATTTGATGGAGAAGTTATTCAATTGACACAAAGAGAAAGTAAATTATTGCAATTATTAGTAGAAAATAGAGAACAGATATGTTCACATAAAGAAATACTAAATTCTATTTGGGGTAAGAATGATTATTTTAATAAAAAAAGTTTAAATGTATTTATTTCAAGACTAAGGAAATATTTATCAAAAGATAACAATATAAAAATTGAAAATATCCATAGTCAAGGTTTTATTCTTAAAATTTTATGA
- a CDS encoding RagB/SusD family nutrient uptake outer membrane protein, whose amino-acid sequence MKIKQIKKYLLLSLSTIFIISCTNLEIEGTDSIIDTSTDGGFDGVEDVESSLTNIYNGLNRIGDQANIYAISEVSTDELLIPTRGTDWGDNGIWRTLHQHTWDANHQHILTAWNNWNSTIFGASEIIDSRSNANAEQIALASFARAYAMFIIMDNFGQVPFRAPDEGPEINPMVMTRPDAMAFVLADLDVAIAGLPNATAGSGDALKRGTKAAARFLKAKVLLNAHVYDGTGTADTGNMNEVVALVDAIAADGFAIEDGYFDIFKQDADNETIWWLPTGVGNRIWNGMHYSQGAPGNDGGGWNGFTTLSEFYDLFEGDANTNVVGSGQEERRGWVPDATNADESNYGIGYGFLIGKQYGVDGQPKKNRAGADLEFTRDFPGLVGNNDATGIRTIKYHPINGAFTEHEIVFRYADAHLMKAEAIMRGASGGDALTLVNELRTMRDATPLSSLSETDMIDERGRELYKEMWRRNDLIRFGQYTKDWEFKSPESIGDETKNLFPIPSNAILSNPNLMQNPGY is encoded by the coding sequence ATGAAAATAAAACAAATTAAAAAGTATTTATTGTTGTCATTATCAACAATATTCATCATCTCTTGTACCAATTTAGAGATTGAAGGAACCGATTCTATAATTGACACATCTACAGATGGCGGTTTTGACGGTGTTGAAGATGTTGAATCTTCTCTTACAAATATATATAATGGTCTAAACCGTATAGGTGACCAAGCAAACATCTACGCAATTTCAGAAGTTTCAACAGATGAGTTATTAATTCCAACTCGTGGTACAGATTGGGGTGATAATGGTATATGGAGAACTCTGCACCAACATACATGGGATGCAAACCACCAACATATATTAACTGCATGGAATAACTGGAACTCAACTATTTTTGGAGCATCTGAAATTATTGATTCAAGAAGTAATGCAAATGCTGAACAAATTGCATTAGCAAGTTTTGCAAGGGCATATGCAATGTTTATTATAATGGATAATTTTGGTCAAGTACCATTTAGAGCACCAGATGAAGGTCCAGAAATCAACCCTATGGTAATGACTAGACCAGATGCTATGGCTTTTGTTTTGGCTGATTTAGATGTTGCAATAGCAGGTTTACCTAATGCCACTGCAGGAAGTGGAGATGCATTAAAAAGAGGAACAAAGGCTGCTGCAAGATTTTTAAAAGCAAAAGTATTATTAAATGCTCATGTATATGATGGTACTGGTACTGCTGACACAGGAAATATGAATGAAGTAGTTGCTTTAGTTGATGCAATTGCCGCTGATGGTTTTGCAATTGAAGATGGTTATTTTGACATTTTCAAGCAAGATGCAGATAATGAAACTATTTGGTGGTTACCTACAGGTGTAGGTAACAGAATTTGGAATGGTATGCATTATTCTCAAGGCGCTCCTGGAAATGATGGTGGTGGATGGAATGGATTCACAACACTATCAGAATTCTATGACTTATTTGAAGGAGATGCTAATACGAATGTTGTAGGCTCAGGACAAGAAGAAAGAAGAGGATGGGTGCCTGACGCTACAAATGCTGATGAAAGCAACTATGGTATCGGTTATGGATTCCTAATTGGGAAACAATACGGAGTTGATGGTCAACCAAAGAAAAATAGAGCAGGTGCAGATTTAGAATTTACTCGTGATTTTCCGGGATTGGTAGGAAATAATGACGCAACTGGTATTAGAACTATAAAATACCACCCAATTAATGGAGCATTTACTGAACATGAAATTGTGTTTAGATATGCAGATGCTCACTTAATGAAAGCTGAAGCTATTATGAGAGGTGCTAGTGGAGGAGATGCATTAACATTAGTAAATGAATTACGCACAATGCGTGATGCTACTCCTTTAAGTTCACTTTCTGAAACGGATATGATTGATGAAAGAGGTAGAGAGCTATATAAAGAAATGTGGAGAAGAAACGATTTAATTCGTTTTGGTCAATACACTAAAGATTGGGAATTTAAAAGTCCTGAATCTATTGGTGATGAAACTAAAAATCTTTTCCCTATTCCATCAAATGCTATATTATCAAATCCTAATTTAATGCAAAATCCAGGATACTAA
- a CDS encoding TonB-dependent receptor domain-containing protein — MERVTGRANWTHRFLDDKLTVNVQATVSRINDEAPLVTGSGGFRGDLLGMAYSANPTWPNNPNFDPESLPNPANILENYQSLTNTNRLLLNGSVEYKFNSELTGKVNLGYDASESTRKSMISANTFGFTTGIAGNGRGSVNDLNAKNNLLEATLNYKKEFENSNLDVLVGYSFQDFQRDGRNVIGWGFGTTDLDGMGDSLENSANEIEGVIDGSYQQYGIGSSDTEVFVNRLFPEVATTNVAAPNTTVSSIFGDTFDNSDELQSFFGRVNYSLSNKYLFTATLRADGSSRFGSDNQYGYFPSGAFAWKLNEEDFISSENISTLKLRVSAGITGNQEGLGYGNFVNRTRYAGAAIANDGSITIPGTNAVAFAEPALKWEETFSYGAGLDFGFNNDRLSGSVDYYRKETSDFLLQIQAAQPSPQPFFFTNLDGTILNEGVEFAIAYDIVQGDDFNWNASFNTSFNTNELQDFDGLIQAGTIRGQGLSGAYAQILAGGYPLFSYYLREFEGFDANGQPIGDNQTFVGKDAIPDINAGFSTNMSYKNWDFSAYFTGQFDFHVYNNTKNAFFTAGSIAGGRNVTQDVIGNGESGAAAASVSTRFLEKGDFIRLQNASIGYNVPLKDQIGFKSIRFSLTGQNLFLITDYSGLDPEVSVQPAGGDLLNSLPTAGIDWTGFPKPRTFTLGINATF; from the coding sequence ATGGAACGTGTTACCGGAAGAGCAAATTGGACGCATCGTTTTTTAGATGATAAATTAACTGTTAATGTTCAAGCAACTGTTTCAAGAATTAATGACGAAGCTCCTTTAGTAACAGGTAGTGGTGGATTTAGAGGAGATTTGTTAGGTATGGCTTATTCAGCCAATCCAACTTGGCCAAATAACCCAAATTTTGATCCTGAAAGTTTACCAAACCCAGCAAATATCTTAGAAAACTATCAAAGTTTAACAAATACAAATCGTTTATTATTAAATGGATCTGTTGAATACAAATTTAATTCAGAATTGACTGGTAAAGTAAACTTAGGTTATGATGCTTCTGAGTCTACAAGAAAAAGTATGATTTCTGCAAATACATTTGGGTTTACAACTGGAATTGCTGGAAATGGTCGAGGGTCTGTTAATGATTTAAACGCTAAAAACAATTTATTAGAAGCAACATTAAACTATAAAAAAGAATTTGAAAATTCTAATTTAGATGTTTTAGTGGGGTATTCTTTTCAAGACTTCCAAAGAGACGGAAGAAATGTAATAGGCTGGGGATTTGGAACAACAGATTTAGATGGTATGGGTGATAGTTTAGAAAATTCAGCCAATGAAATTGAAGGTGTTATTGATGGATCTTACCAACAATATGGAATAGGCTCTTCTGATACAGAAGTATTCGTTAATAGGTTATTCCCTGAGGTAGCTACTACAAATGTTGCTGCTCCAAACACAACAGTAAGTTCTATATTTGGAGATACCTTTGATAACTCAGATGAATTACAATCATTTTTTGGTAGGGTAAATTACTCACTGTCAAATAAATATTTATTTACAGCAACTTTACGTGCTGATGGTTCTTCCCGTTTTGGATCAGATAATCAATATGGATATTTCCCTTCAGGAGCTTTTGCATGGAAATTAAATGAAGAAGATTTTATTTCTTCAGAGAATATTTCAACATTAAAACTAAGAGTAAGTGCTGGTATAACTGGTAATCAAGAAGGGTTAGGGTATGGAAACTTTGTAAATCGTACAAGATATGCAGGAGCTGCTATTGCCAATGATGGTTCAATAACAATACCTGGTACAAATGCTGTTGCATTTGCAGAACCTGCACTTAAATGGGAAGAAACATTTTCTTATGGAGCAGGTCTAGATTTTGGATTCAATAATGATCGTTTATCTGGAAGTGTTGATTATTATAGAAAAGAAACGTCTGATTTCTTATTACAAATTCAAGCTGCCCAACCATCACCACAACCGTTTTTCTTTACAAATTTAGATGGTACAATTTTAAATGAAGGTGTTGAGTTTGCAATAGCTTATGATATTGTACAAGGAGATGATTTTAATTGGAATGCATCTTTCAATACTTCATTTAACACAAATGAATTACAAGACTTTGATGGATTAATTCAGGCTGGAACTATTAGAGGTCAAGGACTATCTGGAGCCTATGCTCAAATTTTAGCAGGTGGTTATCCATTATTCTCATACTACTTAAGAGAGTTTGAAGGATTTGATGCTAACGGTCAACCCATAGGAGATAATCAAACATTCGTTGGTAAAGATGCAATTCCAGATATTAATGCTGGATTCTCTACGAATATGTCTTATAAAAACTGGGATTTTTCAGCATATTTTACAGGGCAGTTTGATTTCCATGTTTATAATAATACTAAAAATGCGTTCTTTACTGCAGGATCAATTGCTGGTGGGCGTAACGTAACACAAGATGTAATTGGAAATGGCGAATCAGGTGCTGCTGCAGCTTCAGTTTCTACAAGGTTTTTAGAAAAAGGCGATTTTATTAGATTACAAAATGCAAGTATAGGATACAATGTACCTTTAAAAGATCAAATAGGATTTAAAAGTATACGTTTTTCTTTAACAGGTCAAAATCTATTCTTAATTACAGATTATAGTGGATTAGATCCTGAGGTGAGTGTACAACCTGCTGGAGGTGACTTATTAAATAGTCTTCCAACTGCTGGTATTGACTGGACAGGTTTCCCAAAACCAAGAACTTTCACACTTGGTATAAATGCTACATTTTAA
- a CDS encoding carboxypeptidase-like regulatory domain-containing protein, translating into MKNNLLRKVFFSAFILLGGIIYAQTVSGTVSDNNGPIPGANVIVKGTNNGTATDFDGNYSLGNVPSDAILQFSSLGYQSQEIPVNGQSTINVTLSVNADELEEVVVIGYGTTTVKDATGSVSSVSAEDFNGGVIASPEQLIQGKTAGVQITQTSGEPGAGMDIRIRGTNSVRSNNNPLFVVDGVPLAGDAISAGGSDITGGEGGTSTSRNPLNFLNPSDIESISVLKDASATAIYGSRGANGVVIITTKSGKAGSGGVFEFS; encoded by the coding sequence ATGAAGAACAATCTACTAAGAAAAGTGTTTTTTAGCGCATTTATTCTCCTTGGAGGGATTATATATGCACAAACCGTATCAGGTACAGTTTCTGATAACAACGGCCCAATTCCAGGAGCTAATGTTATTGTAAAAGGTACTAACAATGGTACAGCAACTGATTTTGATGGTAATTACTCATTGGGTAATGTACCTTCAGATGCTATTTTACAATTTAGTTCCCTTGGGTATCAATCTCAAGAAATTCCTGTTAATGGTCAAAGCACTATCAATGTAACGCTTTCTGTTAACGCCGATGAACTTGAAGAAGTTGTAGTAATCGGATATGGTACAACAACTGTTAAAGATGCAACAGGGTCTGTATCATCTGTTTCTGCAGAAGATTTTAATGGTGGTGTAATTGCCTCTCCAGAGCAATTAATACAAGGTAAAACTGCTGGTGTACAAATTACACAAACAAGTGGTGAACCTGGAGCTGGAATGGATATCCGTATTAGAGGTACAAACTCTGTAAGATCGAACAACAACCCTTTATTTGTAGTTGATGGTGTTCCTTTAGCAGGTGATGCAATTTCTGCTGGCGGTTCTGATATCACTGGAGGTGAAGGTGGTACTAGTACATCTAGAAATCCATTAAACTTTTTAAACCCTTCAGATATTGAAAGTATTTCAGTTTTAAAAGATGCCTCTGCAACAGCAATTTATGGTTCTAGAGGTGCAAATGGTGTAGTAATTATAACTACAAAAAGTGGTAAAGCTGGTTCAGGAGGGGTTTTTGAATTTTCATAA
- a CDS encoding trehalase family glycosidase, which translates to MQFKVNIETNLQMLLLQEDTDGDKKITIEDKGPQKFELISTEGKSYLVNGTYHLSNLLQELVIAKNEGKTETIIPLSKIEEPPFDRISRMIRDYFWDGLTRTIDKEGIEKIVQDEKSESTEKIIYVPFGDTLAQKYFVKVANEIGNIKVEILPEIITPEYVLSINNKPGILSLALENRNGDIKGIPFVVPGGRFNEMYGWDSYFESIGLMIDGKTHLAKAMADNFDYQIQHYGKILNANRSYYLTRTQPPFFSSLIKEVFENSKEKNIDWLKERLNTAIKEYETVWMVDGKRLTENGLNRYYAEGIGMPPETEEGHFKSILSVFAKKHNLSLDEFETKYASREIIDKELDIYFIHDRSLRESGHDTSNRLEDKCASLNTVDLNSLLYKYETDFAEIISTYFDGTFISSKGKKYSSEYWLEKSGKRKELINKYLWNNEDGIYYDYNIETKKQEIFISATTFYPLWAKICSKEQAEKLVVNILPKLIEKGGVVSCTKESRGIVDENNPQRQWDYPYGWAPHQMLIWKGLLHYGYEKEVLDLIEKWLHMIAQNATDYNGTVPEKYDVVDATHKVFTEYGNVGTEFEYITQEGFGWMNASFQLGLYLLKD; encoded by the coding sequence ATGCAGTTCAAAGTTAATATAGAAACAAATCTTCAAATGTTATTATTACAAGAAGATACTGATGGTGATAAAAAAATTACAATTGAAGATAAAGGTCCTCAGAAATTTGAATTAATTTCAACTGAAGGAAAATCATATTTAGTTAACGGAACTTATCATTTATCAAATCTACTGCAAGAATTAGTCATTGCTAAAAATGAAGGTAAAACTGAAACTATTATTCCACTTTCAAAAATCGAAGAACCACCATTTGATCGAATCTCAAGAATGATTAGAGATTATTTTTGGGATGGATTAACAAGAACTATTGACAAAGAAGGAATTGAAAAAATAGTGCAAGATGAAAAATCCGAAAGCACAGAAAAAATAATCTATGTTCCTTTTGGTGATACATTAGCGCAAAAATATTTTGTGAAAGTTGCAAATGAAATTGGAAATATAAAAGTAGAAATTCTTCCAGAAATTATAACTCCAGAATACGTTTTATCGATTAACAACAAACCCGGAATACTTTCATTAGCATTAGAAAATAGAAATGGTGATATAAAAGGTATACCATTTGTGGTTCCTGGAGGTCGATTTAACGAAATGTATGGTTGGGATAGTTATTTTGAATCCATCGGTTTGATGATTGATGGAAAAACACATCTTGCCAAAGCAATGGCTGATAATTTTGACTATCAAATTCAACACTATGGAAAAATTTTAAATGCCAATAGAAGTTATTACCTTACTAGAACACAACCTCCATTTTTCTCCTCCTTAATTAAAGAAGTTTTTGAAAATAGCAAAGAAAAAAATATTGATTGGTTAAAAGAACGATTGAATACCGCTATTAAAGAATATGAAACTGTCTGGATGGTTGATGGAAAACGATTAACCGAAAATGGACTAAATCGTTATTATGCAGAAGGAATAGGAATGCCTCCCGAAACAGAAGAAGGGCATTTTAAAAGTATTTTATCTGTATTTGCAAAAAAGCATAATTTATCTTTAGATGAATTCGAAACTAAATATGCTTCACGTGAAATTATAGACAAGGAATTAGATATCTATTTTATACACGATAGAAGTTTGCGTGAAAGTGGTCATGACACCTCTAACAGATTGGAAGATAAATGTGCTTCGCTTAACACAGTAGATTTAAATTCACTCCTATATAAATACGAAACCGATTTTGCTGAAATTATCTCAACATATTTTGACGGCACATTCATTTCTTCAAAAGGAAAAAAATACTCTTCCGAGTATTGGTTAGAAAAATCAGGAAAAAGAAAAGAATTAATCAATAAATATCTTTGGAATAATGAGGATGGCATTTATTACGATTATAATATTGAAACTAAAAAGCAAGAAATATTTATTTCTGCAACAACTTTTTATCCCCTTTGGGCAAAAATATGCTCAAAAGAACAAGCAGAAAAACTAGTAGTAAATATTCTTCCAAAACTCATAGAAAAAGGCGGAGTTGTAAGTTGCACAAAAGAATCTAGAGGAATAGTTGATGAAAACAATCCACAACGTCAATGGGACTATCCATATGGTTGGGCACCTCATCAAATGTTAATATGGAAAGGGCTACTTCACTATGGTTATGAAAAAGAAGTCCTTGATTTAATAGAAAAATGGCTTCATATGATTGCCCAAAATGCCACTGATTATAATGGTACTGTTCCTGAAAAATATGATGTTGTAGATGCTACCCATAAAGTTTTTACTGAATATGGAAATGTAGGTACCGAGTTTGAATACATAACGCAAGAAGGTTTTGGATGGATGAACGCATCGTTTCAACTTGGACTATATTTATTAAAAGATTAG